The nucleotide window AACACGTTCCCTCTCTCGGCGGTGGACCTCGATGCCTAGCGTGCGCGCAAAGCCGAGGGCGCGCGCGAGCGCAACGCCGTCCGCCGCGCCCGACACGCGCACCAAACGCCGGCCGGGGCGTCGCCGCGTGCGGGTGGACGAGCCCGCGACGGAGGCTGTCTTGCTGGAAGCCGCAGCGCGAGCGTTCGGAGCTATGGGGTTCGAGCGCGCGCGCCTCGAAGACATCGCCCGCGAGGCAGGCATCACGCGTCCGTCGCTTCTGCATCACTTCGACTCGAAGCGCGGCTTGTACGAAGCCACCCTCGCAGCCGCGTTCTCCGCGCTGGAGCGGGAGGTGGGCCCCGCCTTGCTACGCACCGGCAGCTACGACGACCGAGTGGGCAGTCTGCTGAGGGCGCTCATGAAGTTCGACGACACGCACGGAGCCATGGTGGCGACCATCTTTCGAGGCATGTTGCGCGATGACGACGACGTGGCGCGCAACGCGATCCAGACCGCGTTCATGCCGCTGCTGGAGCGCATGGAGACCTTCGTGCGAAGCAACGCTGGAGATCGTCTGACCCCTGACTTTCCTGTTCGACAGGCCATCCTGAGCATAATTACGAACCAGCTCTTTCACTCCGCGCTCGGCGAGTTCGGCGTCGCGCTGTGGGGCGGCCCGCCCGAAACGGTGCGCCTGACGGAAGCGCTGCTGC belongs to Sandaracinaceae bacterium and includes:
- a CDS encoding TetR/AcrR family transcriptional regulator, giving the protein MLEAAARAFGAMGFERARLEDIAREAGITRPSLLHHFDSKRGLYEATLAAAFSALEREVGPALLRTGSYDDRVGSLLRALMKFDDTHGAMVATIFRGMLRDDDDVARNAIQTAFMPLLERMETFVRSNAGDRLTPDFPVRQAILSIITNQLFHSALGEFGVALWGGPPETVRLTEALLLFNVRDTHREREGGENGL